A single genomic interval of Campylobacter concisus harbors:
- a CDS encoding nucleotidyltransferase family protein has translation MKNIENIKLKQNATIKEALGIIDSGAMQIALVVDDKDKLLGTLTDGDIRRGILRGLDLDSSIETIIYKEPAVAKISSTKEEILKIALSKKLHQIPIIDDNGIVLDLKEIEELVEPKIKTNRVILMVGGLGTRLRPLTQDTPKPMLKVGNKPILQTIVEKFAEYGFANITMCVNFNAGIIKDYFGDGKEFGVNIDYILEQKRMGTAGALSLLKERPNEPFFVMNGDLLTNVNFEHIFNYHTLNKATATMCVREYDYEVPYGVVKMNDNKIVEISEKPVQKFFVSAGIYMLSPEILDLIPKNEFYDMPTLFEKLIKLSKNIISFPIREYWLDIGRIEEYQRANEEYGIFFK, from the coding sequence ATGAAGAATATAGAAAACATAAAGCTAAAACAAAATGCCACTATAAAGGAAGCCTTGGGGATTATAGATAGCGGAGCTATGCAGATAGCTTTAGTTGTTGATGATAAAGATAAGCTTCTTGGAACACTGACTGACGGCGATATAAGAAGAGGTATATTAAGAGGGCTAGACCTTGACAGCTCTATAGAGACGATCATTTATAAAGAGCCGGCTGTTGCAAAAATTTCTAGCACAAAAGAGGAAATTTTAAAGATAGCATTATCTAAAAAACTTCACCAGATACCAATAATAGATGATAATGGAATAGTTCTAGACTTAAAAGAGATAGAAGAGCTTGTTGAGCCAAAGATCAAGACAAATAGAGTGATTTTGATGGTGGGGGGGCTTGGTACTAGGCTTAGACCACTCACACAAGATACTCCAAAGCCGATGCTAAAGGTTGGAAACAAGCCGATCCTTCAGACGATAGTTGAGAAATTTGCAGAGTATGGCTTTGCAAATATCACGATGTGTGTAAATTTTAATGCAGGCATCATCAAGGACTATTTTGGTGACGGTAAGGAATTTGGAGTAAACATTGACTACATTTTAGAGCAAAAAAGAATGGGTACAGCAGGTGCATTAAGCTTACTTAAAGAGCGACCAAACGAGCCATTTTTTGTAATGAATGGTGATCTTCTTACAAATGTAAATTTCGAACATATTTTTAACTACCACACTCTAAATAAAGCGACGGCTACAATGTGTGTAAGAGAGTATGACTACGAAGTGCCTTATGGCGTTGTAAAAATGAATGACAACAAGATAGTAGAGATCTCAGAAAAACCGGTGCAGAAATTTTTCGTAAGCGCTGGAATATATATGCTTTCACCTGAAATTTTAGATCTAATACCAAAAAATGAGTTTTATGATATGCCTACGCTGTTTGAAAAGCTAATAAAATTAAGTAAAAATATTATATCATTTCCGATCAGAGAATATTGGCTTGATATTGGACGTATTGAAGAATACCAAAGGGCAAATGAAGAATATGGTATATTCTTCAAATAA
- a CDS encoding Gfo/Idh/MocA family protein codes for MEALPQIDEICLVTSQDVGGKICYKSLEEVSNLDKFDYFVIATPTFLHLQNLKFLDEKVKDKIILCEKPLFEKFYDFTPKNNKIFVGYVLRFHPLLQKLKELLESKKILYINASCGQYLPSWRNVDYTKCYSASKEKGGGVLLDLSHELDYTMWLCGKFKSVKSFQDKISNLQITSDDLCLIFGKTNNNVVANISIDYLSHMTHRNVRVECEGSTYELNFIKGTLIKQDINKQIFNMPNLARNEMFLAMHKDILGEQRYVCGFSEGQDTMNIIDQIQRQNNE; via the coding sequence TTGGAAGCTTTACCGCAGATAGATGAGATCTGCCTCGTCACTAGCCAAGATGTAGGTGGAAAAATTTGTTACAAAAGTTTAGAAGAAGTCTCAAACTTAGACAAGTTTGACTACTTTGTCATAGCAACTCCTACATTTTTACATCTGCAAAATTTAAAATTTCTAGACGAGAAAGTAAAAGATAAAATAATACTTTGCGAAAAGCCTTTGTTTGAGAAATTTTACGATTTTACACCAAAAAACAACAAAATTTTTGTAGGCTACGTGCTTAGATTTCATCCACTTTTGCAAAAACTAAAAGAGCTTTTGGAGAGTAAAAAAATTTTGTACATAAATGCTAGTTGTGGACAGTATCTACCAAGCTGGAGAAATGTAGACTATACAAAATGTTATAGCGCTAGCAAAGAAAAAGGTGGTGGGGTTTTGCTAGATCTTAGTCATGAGTTAGACTATACCATGTGGCTGTGCGGTAAATTTAAGAGCGTAAAAAGCTTTCAAGATAAAATTTCAAATTTGCAGATAACAAGCGATGATTTATGTTTGATCTTTGGCAAAACAAACAATAATGTAGTGGCCAATATAAGTATTGATTATCTAAGCCATATGACGCATAGAAACGTGCGAGTGGAGTGCGAAGGCTCCACTTATGAGCTTAATTTTATAAAAGGCACTCTCATAAAACAAGATATCAATAAGCAAATTTTTAACATGCCAAATTTGGCAAGAAATGAGATGTTTTTAGCTATGCATAAAGATATCCTGGGTGAACAAAGATACGTTTGTGGCTTTAGCGAAGGACAAGATACTATGAACATAATAGATCAAATTCAAAGGCAAAATAATGAGTAA
- a CDS encoding N-acetyl sugar amidotransferase, with protein sequence MKYCTKCVMPDTRPGIAFNKEGVCTACQSYENRKKIDYKKRWYEFEELCNKYRGMNGLNGYDCMIAVSGGKDSHFQTYIMKEKMKMNPLLVSVEDNFPMTKAGMHNIKNISEVFGCDILSIKPNIQAQKKIGRYTFEKYGKPTYFIDRYIYTYPLHMAVKFNTPLLVYGENVSYEYGGVNCIETYSAKEQVNNGVGSGISRNELLEIGVDEKNLNFFDPPLKEDLDKLDPIYLSYFLEWNSFNNYEIAKKYGFHDLTHEWRRTHHIEQFDQVDSAAYLVHSWMKYPKFGHASATDYAARMIRYGMLTRDDAIKLVKKHDHDLDPRCVREFCQFFGYSEKEFWKIIDSHYNKNIFEEVNEGVWKLKN encoded by the coding sequence ATGAAATATTGCACAAAATGCGTAATGCCTGATACAAGACCTGGTATTGCTTTTAATAAAGAGGGTGTTTGTACAGCTTGTCAATCTTACGAAAATAGAAAAAAAATAGACTATAAAAAAAGATGGTATGAATTTGAAGAACTTTGTAATAAATATAGAGGTATGAATGGTTTAAATGGCTATGATTGTATGATAGCTGTTTCAGGTGGAAAAGATAGCCATTTTCAAACATATATTATGAAAGAGAAAATGAAGATGAATCCACTTCTAGTTTCAGTGGAAGATAATTTTCCTATGACAAAAGCTGGAATGCATAATATAAAAAATATATCTGAGGTTTTTGGCTGTGATATACTATCTATAAAGCCTAATATACAAGCTCAAAAAAAAATAGGTAGGTACACATTTGAAAAATACGGCAAACCAACGTATTTTATAGATAGATACATTTATACATATCCTTTACATATGGCAGTTAAATTTAATACACCATTGCTAGTTTACGGCGAGAATGTATCTTATGAATACGGCGGAGTAAATTGTATCGAAACGTATTCTGCTAAGGAACAAGTAAATAATGGTGTGGGAAGTGGAATATCTCGTAATGAACTTTTAGAAATAGGTGTAGACGAAAAAAACTTAAATTTCTTTGATCCGCCACTAAAAGAGGATTTAGACAAACTGGATCCAATTTACTTAAGTTATTTTTTAGAGTGGAATAGTTTCAATAATTATGAAATTGCTAAAAAATATGGTTTTCATGATTTAACTCATGAGTGGAGAAGAACTCATCATATTGAGCAATTTGATCAAGTAGATTCAGCGGCTTACTTGGTTCATTCCTGGATGAAATATCCAAAATTCGGACATGCTAGTGCCACTGACTATGCTGCAAGAATGATAAGATATGGGATGCTTACCAGAGATGATGCTATAAAACTCGTAAAAAAGCATGATCACGATCTGGATCCAAGATGTGTAAGAGAATTTTGCCAGTTTTTTGGGTACAGTGAAAAAGAATTTTGGAAAATTATAGATAGTCATTATAATAAAAATATTTTTGAAGAAGTAAATGAAGGCGTGTGGAAATTGAAAAATTAA
- a CDS encoding cytidylyltransferase domain-containing protein translates to MSNVLCTICARGGSKGVKGKNVRELCGKPLIAYTIEQAKESNLFEHIVISTDSDLIAETAVKYGAEVFFKRDAAMASDTAGKLDVIKDAFLKSEQHYAQKFDYEIDLDATAPLRDVSDIINAYNQFLHDENDNLITAMPSRRSPYFNLIEIYPDGHVGLAKTLAKAIVRRQDAPKTYDMNASIYIWKREALLNNDTLFLPKTGLYVMSEDRSIDIDCELDFKFVEFLMKEKNANR, encoded by the coding sequence ATGAGTAATGTTTTATGTACGATATGTGCGAGAGGCGGTAGTAAGGGCGTAAAAGGGAAAAATGTACGTGAGCTTTGTGGAAAACCCCTTATCGCTTATACCATAGAGCAAGCCAAAGAGTCAAATTTATTTGAACATATAGTAATTAGTACTGATAGCGATTTGATCGCAGAAACGGCAGTAAAATACGGTGCAGAAGTTTTTTTTAAAAGAGATGCTGCTATGGCCAGCGATACAGCTGGAAAGCTTGATGTGATAAAAGATGCTTTTTTAAAAAGCGAACAACATTACGCACAAAAATTTGATTATGAGATCGATCTTGATGCAACAGCTCCACTTCGTGATGTAAGCGATATCATAAACGCTTACAATCAGTTTTTGCACGATGAAAATGACAATCTAATAACCGCAATGCCGAGCAGAAGAAGCCCATACTTTAACTTGATTGAAATTTATCCTGATGGACATGTGGGGCTTGCAAAAACTTTAGCAAAAGCCATTGTAAGACGACAAGATGCACCAAAGACTTATGATATGAATGCTTCTATCTATATCTGGAAACGTGAAGCCTTGCTAAATAACGATACATTGTTTTTGCCAAAAACCGGGCTTTATGTGATGAGTGAGGATAGATCAATCGATATAGATTGTGAACTGGATTTTAAATTTGTAGAGTTTTTAATGAAGGAAAAAAATGCTAACAGATAA